A region of Desulfuromonas thiophila DNA encodes the following proteins:
- a CDS encoding NADH-quinone oxidoreductase subunit N, with the protein MENLVQTAMQNVNFAAIMPSLVLACSAMALLLLNAFMKRGATALPCWLSLLALAATAWISIKGWNAAQFGFAGHAALDNYAIFFNLVFVLAAAMTILMSDSYLHREGYPVGEYYPLVLFSTVGAMLMASGTDLMTIFLGLEVLSVSLYVLAGFFRGQLRSNEAGLKYFLLGAFSTGFLLYGMALIYGVTGTTNVADIGVFFSHHRTELSNPLAVGGMLLMATGFLFKIAIAPFHMWTPDVYEGSPTPITAFMSAGPKAAAFAAFMRVFLVGLGTMQDSWVGMLWVLAVLTMVMGNFVAISQTNLKRMLAYSSVAHAGYALVGLVAANEIGVSAVLFYMLAYAFMNIGAFAVLVLAGKQGEENLTLQGFAGFGYKRPVLAVLLTICLFSLMGIPPSAGFTGKFYIFAGALNAGYVWLAILGVLNSAVSLYYYLRVMVYMYFREPEEDFSWVQLKPGATLCLVLSVIGVLFLGIVPSGVMALARQALF; encoded by the coding sequence ATGGAAAATCTGGTGCAAACGGCAATGCAGAATGTCAATTTTGCTGCCATTATGCCTTCACTGGTGCTGGCTTGCAGTGCAATGGCATTGCTGCTGCTCAACGCCTTCATGAAACGGGGAGCGACCGCGCTGCCTTGCTGGCTGAGTTTGCTGGCACTGGCCGCGACAGCCTGGATCAGTATCAAGGGCTGGAATGCGGCCCAATTCGGTTTTGCTGGCCATGCTGCGCTGGATAACTACGCCATCTTCTTCAATCTGGTGTTTGTCCTGGCCGCCGCCATGACCATTTTGATGTCGGATTCCTACCTCCATCGGGAGGGTTATCCGGTGGGTGAGTATTACCCCTTGGTTCTGTTCAGCACCGTAGGCGCGATGCTGATGGCCTCGGGTACCGACCTGATGACCATTTTCCTTGGCCTTGAGGTTCTGTCGGTGTCGCTTTATGTGCTGGCCGGGTTTTTCCGCGGCCAGTTGCGCTCCAACGAGGCGGGCCTGAAATACTTTTTGTTGGGGGCTTTTTCGACGGGTTTTCTGCTGTATGGCATGGCGCTGATCTATGGCGTTACTGGCACGACCAACGTGGCTGATATTGGCGTGTTTTTCTCTCATCATCGCACCGAATTGTCCAATCCGCTGGCTGTTGGTGGCATGTTGCTGATGGCGACCGGCTTTCTGTTCAAGATAGCCATTGCGCCGTTTCACATGTGGACGCCAGACGTTTATGAGGGCTCACCGACTCCCATTACCGCCTTTATGAGCGCCGGCCCCAAGGCTGCTGCATTTGCTGCCTTCATGCGCGTTTTTCTGGTGGGACTCGGTACCATGCAGGATTCCTGGGTTGGCATGCTGTGGGTGTTGGCGGTACTGACCATGGTGATGGGGAACTTCGTGGCCATCAGTCAGACCAACCTCAAGCGCATGCTGGCTTATTCGTCTGTGGCCCATGCCGGATATGCTCTGGTGGGTTTGGTGGCTGCCAATGAGATCGGCGTTTCGGCGGTGCTGTTCTACATGCTGGCCTATGCCTTTATGAATATTGGCGCCTTTGCCGTGCTGGTGCTGGCTGGCAAGCAGGGCGAGGAGAATCTGACCCTGCAGGGATTTGCCGGTTTTGGCTACAAACGGCCGGTGCTGGCGGTATTGCTGACCATTTGCCTGTTCTCGTTGATGGGCATTCCGCCGTCGGCAGGATTCACCGGTAAATTCTACATCTTTGCCGGTGCGCTGAATGCCGGATATGTCTGGCTGGCGATTCTGGGTGTGCTCAACTCGGCGGTTTCCTTGTATTACTACCTGCGGGTCATGGTATACATGTACTTCCGTGAGCCCGAGGAGGACTTCTCCTGGGTACAACTCAAGCCCGGGGCAACACTCTGTCTCGTGCTGTCGGTGATCGGGGTGCTTTTTCTCGGCATAGTGCCCAGTGGCGTCATGGCCCTGGCCCGTCAGGCCCTGTTTTAA
- a CDS encoding UbiD family decarboxylase: protein MFSDLRQTLQTLCAVDEPLVRQTRPVSGYLQVAAQVRQLHLQARAAGRRVPLLLFEQVDDSPAEILFNLLADEERLMRLCRRPSGQLLADNLRASGQSWQAFSRDLATRPLETASGCSAALAGYSSATSLAVLPQLHYWPQDSGPYLSLACLYCPLAPHDDQLNGGVYRLRQLDDQHLSLHLNPGSQTARCLERYNRAGQPMPVTICWGTAPAQLLAAVFPLAEGGGTLALAQWLTGAAPRLLKLPGGMRVPADSEVIISGWVDGRRHIDEGRFANHSGFYVAGGSCPLITIDQVWLRPRPLLPATLVGPPPTENQHLGRFLWRHLGVLLANELPFVCQLDCPAELAFHAAVVVQVRAPGKPRQWHEMKQQLLQHPLLQRARILVLVGEETACERPTEVLWRLAQQLPTAVQSQAGRLLCDAVAWRYQGRCLVCDSELLCHETGMAGAGR, encoded by the coding sequence ATGTTTTCGGATCTACGTCAAACCCTCCAGACTCTGTGTGCAGTGGACGAGCCCCTGGTGCGCCAGACCCGGCCGGTTAGCGGTTATTTGCAGGTTGCGGCGCAGGTACGTCAGCTGCATTTGCAAGCCCGCGCAGCGGGTCGCCGGGTTCCGTTGCTGCTGTTTGAACAGGTGGATGACAGCCCGGCTGAGATCCTTTTTAATTTACTGGCCGACGAAGAACGGCTAATGCGTCTGTGTCGCAGGCCATCTGGCCAGCTGCTGGCGGACAATCTCCGCGCCAGCGGCCAAAGCTGGCAGGCCTTCTCGCGTGACCTGGCAACGCGGCCACTGGAAACGGCCAGCGGCTGTTCGGCTGCATTGGCTGGCTACAGCAGCGCGACCAGCCTTGCAGTTCTGCCGCAGTTGCACTACTGGCCACAGGATAGCGGTCCCTATTTGTCTCTGGCGTGCCTTTACTGCCCGCTGGCGCCCCATGATGACCAGCTCAACGGTGGCGTTTACCGGTTGCGCCAGCTTGATGATCAACATCTGAGTCTGCATCTTAATCCCGGCAGTCAGACCGCCCGCTGTCTTGAGCGTTATAACCGTGCTGGTCAGCCCATGCCTGTTACCATCTGTTGGGGGACCGCCCCGGCCCAGTTGCTGGCAGCGGTTTTTCCGCTGGCCGAAGGTGGTGGTACGCTCGCTCTGGCACAGTGGCTGACGGGGGCAGCGCCGCGCCTGCTTAAACTGCCCGGTGGTATGCGTGTGCCGGCCGATTCTGAAGTGATTATCAGTGGCTGGGTTGACGGCCGCCGACACATCGATGAAGGCCGGTTCGCCAATCACAGCGGCTTCTATGTGGCTGGCGGCTCCTGTCCGCTGATTACCATTGATCAGGTTTGGCTGCGTCCACGCCCCTTGCTGCCGGCAACATTGGTCGGGCCGCCACCAACGGAAAATCAGCATCTGGGACGTTTTCTCTGGCGCCATCTCGGCGTTTTGCTGGCCAATGAGCTGCCCTTTGTTTGTCAGCTGGATTGCCCGGCTGAACTGGCATTTCATGCAGCCGTGGTGGTACAGGTGAGAGCGCCAGGAAAGCCGCGCCAATGGCATGAGATGAAGCAGCAACTGTTGCAGCATCCTCTGTTGCAGCGTGCCCGCATTCTGGTGCTGGTGGGGGAGGAAACCGCCTGCGAACGACCAACGGAGGTGCTCTGGCGCCTGGCGCAGCAGCTGCCGACGGCGGTGCAATCGCAGGCTGGTCGTCTGTTGTGCGATGCGGTGGCCTGGCGCTATCAGGGTCGATGTCTGGTCTGTGACAGTGAACTACTTTGCCATGAGACGGGCATGGCCGGGGCGGGGCGATGA
- a CDS encoding 16S rRNA (uracil(1498)-N(3))-methyltransferase, whose protein sequence is MNLLLLQEEDLCGADRACIGGRRLQHLRQVLGSQTGDCLRVGLLNGPLGEGLIEQLDARQAVLSLRWSGQPPDELPVRLVLALPRPKVLGRVLQSVAALGVKQLVLVNSWRVDKSYWSSPLLQPAALRQQLLLGLEQGVDTRLPQILLRSRFKPFVEDELHDWCGAGTRLVAHPAAAAPCPAAQNGFLTLAIGPEGGFIPYEIEALQAQGFTAVHLGRRILRVETAVAFLLGRLSPG, encoded by the coding sequence ATGAATCTGCTGTTGTTGCAGGAGGAGGATTTGTGCGGCGCTGACCGGGCCTGTATCGGCGGCCGTCGGTTGCAGCATCTGCGTCAGGTGCTCGGCAGCCAGACCGGAGATTGCCTGCGGGTCGGTCTGTTGAATGGCCCGTTGGGTGAGGGCCTGATTGAGCAGCTGGATGCCCGGCAGGCCGTTTTATCCCTGCGTTGGTCTGGTCAGCCGCCGGACGAGCTGCCAGTTCGGTTGGTACTGGCCCTGCCTCGGCCCAAGGTGCTGGGGCGGGTGTTGCAGAGTGTGGCCGCTCTGGGGGTCAAACAGCTGGTCCTGGTCAATAGCTGGCGGGTGGATAAAAGTTACTGGAGCAGCCCGCTGCTGCAGCCCGCTGCCCTGCGCCAGCAGTTACTGCTGGGGCTGGAGCAGGGAGTGGATACCCGTCTGCCGCAGATTCTGCTGCGGTCACGCTTTAAGCCCTTTGTCGAGGATGAGCTGCACGACTGGTGTGGCGCGGGGACAAGGCTGGTGGCTCATCCGGCGGCCGCAGCGCCCTGTCCGGCAGCGCAGAACGGCTTTCTGACCCTGGCCATCGGGCCAGAAGGTGGTTTTATTCCCTACGAGATCGAAGCCCTGCAGGCGCAGGGTTTCACGGCGGTACATCTGGGCCGGCGGATTCTGCGGGTAGAAACCGCTGTCGCCTTTTTGTTGGGTCGCCTCAGCCCCGGGTAA
- a CDS encoding CCA tRNA nucleotidyltransferase: MAKAMNPATALADSPPLRALRQLFSAADQPHLLLVGGSVRDLLLGRSAADTDLLTDLPGERLRQLGFSLVQGKTTAPIWFRYLPPFGAIEISPLPQLDQASVTADLARRDFTINALALDLTGQLIDPLTGRQDLACRLLRPCSANSFSADPLRLFRALRFAAAGWQLHRDCGRAARLHDWQQALQPIAVERFSRELVKALATPHPERFFLLMLQFNLGRHWLPQLWRFDRIPAGPPENHPEGSLLRHAVLVLRRCAGTHSDPLWRFCAFFHDLGKLATPATDLPRHTGHHQAGVSLAHHLVRQLRLPRRWGQALAAISQLHSAFNRWPQLTADARLQLAHQALKADVTALLPAIALADKPDSALPADWPRALQCAQLSLLELGISPDQLAQQAPAARASWIAQQRLHWFTRG; the protein is encoded by the coding sequence GTGGCAAAAGCCATGAATCCGGCTACCGCTCTGGCCGACAGTCCACCACTGCGGGCCCTGCGACAACTGTTCAGTGCTGCCGATCAGCCACACCTGCTGCTGGTTGGTGGCAGTGTGCGTGATCTGCTGCTGGGGCGATCCGCCGCCGATACCGATCTGTTGACCGACCTGCCCGGTGAGCGACTGCGCCAGCTGGGATTCTCCCTGGTACAGGGCAAAACCACGGCTCCCATCTGGTTCCGTTATCTGCCGCCGTTCGGCGCCATCGAAATCAGTCCCCTGCCGCAACTGGATCAGGCAAGCGTGACAGCGGATCTGGCCCGGCGCGATTTCACCATCAATGCCCTGGCCCTGGATCTGACGGGCCAGCTCATCGACCCGCTGACCGGCCGGCAGGATCTGGCCTGCCGGCTGTTGCGCCCCTGCAGCGCCAACAGCTTTAGCGCTGACCCCCTGCGCCTGTTCCGCGCCCTGCGCTTTGCCGCTGCCGGCTGGCAACTGCATCGCGACTGTGGTCGCGCCGCGCGTCTGCACGACTGGCAGCAAGCGCTGCAGCCCATCGCCGTCGAGCGCTTCAGCCGTGAGCTGGTCAAGGCCCTGGCCACACCACATCCTGAACGTTTTTTTCTGCTGATGCTCCAGTTCAATCTTGGCCGTCACTGGCTGCCGCAGCTGTGGCGCTTCGACCGGATTCCGGCCGGGCCACCCGAGAACCATCCCGAAGGCAGCCTGCTTCGCCATGCGGTGCTGGTCTTGCGCCGTTGTGCCGGCACCCATAGCGACCCCCTGTGGCGCTTCTGCGCTTTTTTCCACGACCTCGGCAAGCTGGCCACACCAGCCACCGACTTGCCCCGCCACACAGGTCACCACCAGGCCGGCGTGTCACTGGCTCATCACCTGGTTCGACAGCTACGCCTGCCACGCCGCTGGGGCCAGGCCCTGGCCGCCATCAGCCAGCTGCACAGCGCCTTTAACCGCTGGCCACAGTTGACTGCTGACGCACGCCTGCAGCTGGCTCACCAGGCCCTCAAGGCCGATGTCACCGCGCTGCTGCCCGCCATTGCCCTGGCCGACAAGCCCGATAGCGCGCTGCCGGCCGACTGGCCCCGTGCCCTGCAGTGCGCCCAGCTGTCACTGCTTGAACTGGGCATCAGCCCAGACCAGCTGGCTCAGCAGGCTCCTGCCGCTCGCGCCAGCTGGATCGCGCAGCAGCGGCTTCACTGGTTTACCCGGGGCTGA
- a CDS encoding thermonuclease family protein, with protein sequence MRCVLAYRKDRAKRLPRRPIALLILIGLLLAGLLPLRTQALANDPLIGRVSWIYDGDSLKVAGIGKVRLVGIDAPEHNGKGRDRAFLQLGSGSPARLRQVAEDNRRQLIRQVKGRQVRLEVENPSYDRYGRLLAYVWLDNGTLLNAQLLREGRARVYRRFAFARKTEFLQLEEQARRHRRGLWQKP encoded by the coding sequence ATGCGCTGCGTTCTTGCCTACCGAAAAGACCGCGCCAAGCGCCTTCCGCGCCGGCCGATCGCGCTGCTGATCCTGATCGGCCTGCTGCTGGCCGGGCTGCTGCCGCTTCGCACCCAGGCATTGGCCAATGATCCGCTGATCGGGCGGGTAAGCTGGATTTATGATGGTGACAGTCTCAAGGTGGCCGGCATCGGCAAGGTACGACTGGTAGGCATTGATGCGCCGGAGCACAACGGCAAAGGGCGCGACCGGGCCTTCCTGCAACTGGGCAGCGGATCGCCGGCCAGGCTGCGGCAGGTGGCGGAGGACAATCGCCGCCAGCTGATTCGTCAGGTCAAGGGACGCCAGGTGCGGCTGGAAGTGGAAAACCCGTCCTATGACCGCTATGGCCGTTTGCTGGCCTATGTCTGGCTGGACAATGGCACATTGCTCAACGCCCAGCTACTGCGCGAGGGTCGGGCGCGGGTCTACCGCCGCTTCGCCTTCGCCCGCAAGACCGAGTTCCTGCAGCTGGAGGAACAGGCTCGCCGCCACAGGCGCGGCCTGTGGCAAAAGCCATGA
- the cysK gene encoding cysteine synthase A produces MNPACLPDLLHHIGRTPLIRLARFEVAGGASLWGKLESANPGGSVKDRIALAMITAAERGGQLQPGMTLVEPTSGNTGIGLALVCAARGYPLILTMPESMSLERRRLLQAYGAQLRLTAAAEGMTGAIHLARQLVRQPGHLMLDQFNNIANPASHETTTGPELYAALDGAIDAFVAGVGTGGTLTGVGRHLRSRLPAVQLVAVEPAASAVLSGQPAAPHRIQGIGAGFVPPLLDTQLIDRIVPVTDADAIATCVALTRSGIPCGISAGANVWAAARVAAALPTRAQVVTILCDNAERYLSTGIYDG; encoded by the coding sequence ATGAATCCCGCCTGTCTGCCAGATCTGCTGCACCATATCGGCCGCACCCCGCTGATCCGTCTTGCCCGTTTCGAGGTTGCCGGTGGTGCCAGCCTGTGGGGCAAGCTGGAAAGCGCCAATCCCGGTGGCAGCGTCAAGGATCGCATCGCCCTGGCCATGATCACAGCAGCTGAACGGGGTGGTCAGTTGCAACCCGGCATGACCCTGGTGGAACCGACCAGCGGCAATACCGGCATCGGTCTGGCGCTGGTGTGCGCTGCGCGCGGCTACCCTCTGATTCTGACCATGCCCGAAAGCATGAGTCTGGAACGGCGGCGCCTGCTGCAGGCCTATGGTGCCCAGCTGCGCCTGACGGCGGCGGCCGAGGGTATGACTGGCGCCATCCACCTGGCCCGGCAGCTGGTTCGGCAGCCGGGCCATCTGATGCTCGATCAATTCAACAATATCGCCAACCCGGCCAGCCACGAAACCACCACGGGACCGGAACTGTACGCCGCCCTCGACGGCGCCATCGACGCCTTTGTCGCCGGTGTCGGCACCGGCGGCACCCTCACGGGCGTCGGCCGTCACCTGCGCTCGCGCCTGCCTGCCGTGCAGCTGGTCGCGGTGGAGCCGGCAGCCAGCGCTGTTCTGTCGGGCCAGCCGGCGGCACCTCATCGCATTCAGGGCATCGGTGCCGGCTTCGTGCCACCGCTGCTGGATACTCAACTGATCGACCGGATTGTCCCCGTCACCGACGCTGACGCCATCGCCACCTGTGTCGCGTTGACCCGCAGTGGTATCCCCTGCGGCATTTCCGCCGGCGCCAATGTCTGGGCAGCGGCCCGCGTTGCCGCAGCGTTGCCGACCCGGGCCCAGGTCGTTACCATTCTGTGTGACAACGCCGAACGCTACCTTTCCACCGGCATCTACGACGGCTGA
- a CDS encoding YkgJ family cysteine cluster protein encodes MNPLARLWLWLWWRCAGRRVVLTGGCRQCGQCCQQIQIQQGRSWLRSRRQFRTLVRRQPEYDRFVISGRDGSGCLLFCCRCLQPNGRCGDYANRPDICRQFPDRRLPQTGARLPASCGYQLQLARPFTAHLARSLSRPSPQPAKERS; translated from the coding sequence ATGAATCCGCTGGCGCGTCTGTGGCTGTGGCTGTGGTGGCGCTGCGCCGGCCGCCGTGTCGTGCTGACCGGCGGCTGCCGTCAGTGTGGCCAGTGCTGCCAGCAGATCCAGATTCAGCAGGGGCGTAGCTGGTTACGCTCCCGGCGCCAGTTCCGCACGCTGGTGCGGCGTCAGCCGGAATATGATCGTTTTGTGATCAGCGGTCGCGACGGCAGCGGCTGCCTGCTGTTTTGCTGTCGCTGTCTGCAGCCCAATGGCCGCTGCGGCGATTATGCCAACCGGCCGGACATCTGCCGCCAGTTTCCGGACCGCCGACTGCCCCAGACTGGTGCCCGCCTGCCGGCCTCCTGCGGTTACCAGTTACAGCTGGCGCGACCGTTTACCGCCCATCTGGCCCGCAGTCTCAGCCGGCCATCCCCCCAGCCAGCCAAGGAGCGCTCATGA
- the trpB gene encoding tryptophan synthase subunit beta: MFRNLPDTRGFFGPYGGQEIPPQLKAIMDAIDQAYQRIRTEPAFIEELRDLQRHYVGRPSPVYFCRRLSQQAGGAEIYLKREDLNHTGAHKINHCLGEALLARSMAKTKVLAETGAGQHGVALAAACALVGIPCEIHMGEIDVAKQAPNVTRMKLMGARVIPVSRGTRTLKDAVDSAFEEYLRDPQNFFYAIGSVVGPHPFPQMVRDFQRIVGEEAREQFQQQTGALPDLLVACVGGGSNAIGLFSAFLEDSEVEMVGVEPAGRGLDTPDHAATLSRGTPGVLHGMRCYLLQDAQGEPLPVYSIASGLDYPGVGPQHSYLKDLGRVRYESITDDACLAAFQQLARCEGIIPALESAHALAYALLVAPQRPGQRILVNLSGRGDKDIDFVAKHLQL; this comes from the coding sequence ATGTTCCGTAACCTGCCAGATACCCGTGGTTTCTTCGGCCCCTATGGCGGCCAGGAAATCCCGCCCCAGCTCAAGGCCATCATGGACGCAATCGACCAGGCCTACCAGCGCATCCGCACCGAACCGGCCTTTATCGAGGAACTGCGCGACCTGCAACGCCATTACGTCGGCCGGCCCAGTCCGGTCTATTTCTGTCGCCGCCTCAGTCAGCAGGCTGGCGGCGCCGAAATCTACCTCAAGCGCGAGGATCTCAACCATACCGGCGCCCACAAGATCAACCACTGTCTGGGCGAGGCGCTGCTGGCCCGCAGCATGGCAAAAACCAAGGTGCTGGCCGAAACTGGCGCCGGTCAGCACGGCGTCGCGCTGGCGGCGGCCTGTGCCCTGGTCGGCATCCCCTGTGAAATCCATATGGGCGAAATCGACGTGGCCAAGCAGGCACCCAACGTCACTCGCATGAAGCTGATGGGCGCCCGCGTCATCCCGGTCAGCCGCGGCACCCGCACCCTCAAGGATGCCGTCGACAGTGCCTTCGAGGAATATCTGCGTGATCCGCAAAACTTCTTCTACGCCATCGGCTCGGTGGTGGGGCCCCATCCCTTCCCACAGATGGTGCGCGATTTTCAGCGAATTGTCGGCGAGGAGGCGCGCGAGCAATTCCAGCAGCAAACCGGCGCCCTGCCCGACCTGCTGGTGGCCTGTGTCGGTGGCGGCAGCAATGCCATCGGTCTGTTCAGCGCCTTTCTGGAAGACAGTGAGGTCGAAATGGTCGGTGTCGAGCCAGCCGGGCGCGGCCTTGACACGCCCGATCATGCCGCGACCCTCAGCCGTGGCACCCCCGGCGTGCTGCACGGCATGCGCTGTTATCTGCTGCAGGACGCCCAGGGCGAGCCCCTGCCGGTTTATTCCATTGCCTCGGGACTGGACTATCCCGGTGTCGGGCCGCAGCACTCCTACCTGAAGGATCTGGGCCGGGTACGCTACGAAAGCATCACCGATGACGCCTGTCTGGCCGCCTTTCAGCAGCTGGCACGCTGCGAGGGGATCATTCCGGCGCTGGAGAGTGCCCATGCCCTGGCCTACGCCCTGCTGGTGGCGCCCCAGCGGCCGGGTCAGCGCATTCTGGTCAATCTCAGCGGGCGCGGTGACAAGGACATCGACTTCGTCGCCAAACACCTGCAGCTGTAG
- the lysA gene encoding diaminopimelate decarboxylase: MPMSADFKRRLFPHLPAIAAHYGTPFHIYDEQGIRQTGEELKRVFAGIAGFREYFAVKALPNKRILQLMKEMGFGFDCSSIPELIMSRELGATTEDIMFTSNNTSQEEFAFAEADGGCILNLDDISLIDKVPNFPKLICFRYNPGPRRTGNIIIGNPVEAKYGITHEQVVEAYRKAQQRGAKRFGLHTMVASNELDYTYMVETARMVLSLAQLLKQELAIELEFVNIGGGFGIPYRPEQQPLNMNAMAQEITAQFDAFKAEQGFVPRMYMESGRFMTGPHGCLVTQAINFKHTYRDYVGVDACMSSLMRPALYDAYHHIDVLGKEEAPRDQVYDVVGSLCENNDKFAVQRALPKIDEGDLLVIHDSGAHGHAMGFQYNGRLRPQELLLRCDGSVELIRRAETVADYFATQTFTPDGFRPQA, encoded by the coding sequence ATGCCCATGTCTGCCGACTTTAAACGCCGCCTGTTCCCCCACCTGCCTGCCATTGCCGCGCATTACGGCACGCCGTTTCACATCTACGACGAGCAGGGCATCCGCCAGACCGGGGAAGAACTGAAACGGGTCTTCGCCGGCATCGCGGGTTTTCGCGAATACTTCGCCGTCAAGGCACTGCCCAACAAGCGTATCCTGCAATTGATGAAAGAGATGGGCTTCGGCTTCGATTGCAGTTCGATTCCCGAACTGATCATGAGCCGTGAACTCGGCGCCACCACCGAGGACATCATGTTCACCTCCAACAATACCAGCCAGGAGGAATTCGCCTTTGCCGAAGCCGATGGCGGCTGCATCCTCAATCTCGACGACATCTCACTTATCGACAAGGTACCCAACTTCCCCAAACTGATCTGCTTCCGCTACAACCCCGGACCGCGTCGCACCGGCAACATCATCATCGGCAATCCGGTGGAAGCCAAATACGGCATCACCCACGAGCAGGTGGTCGAGGCCTACCGCAAGGCGCAACAACGCGGCGCCAAACGCTTCGGCCTGCACACCATGGTCGCCTCCAACGAGCTCGACTACACCTACATGGTGGAAACAGCGCGCATGGTGCTGAGCCTGGCGCAGCTGCTGAAGCAGGAACTGGCCATCGAGCTCGAATTCGTCAATATCGGCGGTGGCTTCGGCATTCCCTACCGACCGGAGCAGCAACCGCTCAACATGAACGCCATGGCACAGGAAATTACGGCCCAGTTTGATGCCTTCAAGGCCGAGCAGGGTTTTGTGCCGCGCATGTACATGGAAAGTGGCCGTTTCATGACCGGCCCCCACGGCTGCCTGGTGACCCAGGCCATCAACTTCAAACACACCTACCGCGACTATGTCGGGGTCGATGCCTGCATGTCGTCGCTGATGCGGCCGGCGCTCTATGATGCCTACCACCATATCGACGTACTCGGCAAGGAAGAGGCGCCACGTGACCAGGTTTACGACGTGGTCGGCTCGCTGTGTGAAAACAACGACAAATTCGCCGTGCAGCGGGCGCTGCCGAAGATTGACGAGGGCGATCTGCTCGTCATTCATGATTCCGGTGCCCACGGCCACGCCATGGGCTTCCAGTACAACGGCCGCCTGCGGCCACAGGAGCTGCTGCTGCGCTGCGATGGCAGTGTGGAGCTGATCCGCCGGGCGGAAACGGTAGCGGACTATTTCGCCACCCAGACCTTCACGCCGGATGGTTTCAGGCCCCAGGCATAA
- a CDS encoding FAD-dependent oxidoreductase gives MHKRDVIVIGGSAAGIMAATTVKRRHPEKRVTMIRNVSKTPVPCGIPYIYGTLKAVEKNIIPDDKLLAMGIEIIADQVETVQRADKSVHLAQHETLQYDKLILATGSKPLVPPLPGVELDNVFTVAKNPFFLQKIFTALQQARNVVIIGGGFIGAEMAEQIATLQQEMAAETSIALVEMLPTCLMLACEQEFGTEAENELRKLGVAVHTSSQVQQLGDDGQGRVRTVALADGRELPADLVILGIGALPNIELAEQMGLKADVRLGVAVNDQMATADPDIYAAGDCASKASFFRDEPSCIRLASVAATEGMIAASNLYGRGIRRSKGAVGAFATKIGERSIGAAGYTSRAAAAEGLDVVIGEAVAPNRHPGGLPGCIPDTRVKLLFRRDSGVIIGGHVCGGEATADMANVIAVAIQARLTAEDLATMQYATHPLLTASPLSYHIMLAAEFAATQLAD, from the coding sequence ATGCACAAGCGTGATGTGATCGTCATCGGTGGTTCCGCAGCCGGCATCATGGCCGCCACCACGGTCAAGCGACGTCACCCGGAAAAACGCGTCACCATGATCCGCAACGTCAGCAAAACCCCGGTTCCCTGCGGCATTCCCTACATCTACGGCACCTTAAAAGCCGTTGAGAAAAATATCATTCCCGACGACAAGCTGCTGGCCATGGGCATCGAGATCATCGCCGATCAGGTTGAAACGGTGCAGCGCGCCGACAAGAGTGTCCACCTGGCCCAGCACGAAACCCTGCAGTACGACAAACTGATTCTGGCGACCGGCTCCAAGCCGTTGGTGCCACCTCTGCCGGGAGTAGAGCTGGATAACGTCTTCACCGTGGCGAAGAATCCCTTCTTTCTGCAAAAGATCTTCACCGCGCTGCAGCAGGCACGCAATGTGGTGATCATCGGCGGGGGTTTCATCGGTGCGGAAATGGCCGAACAGATCGCTACCCTGCAGCAGGAAATGGCAGCTGAAACCAGCATCGCACTGGTGGAGATGCTGCCCACCTGTCTGATGCTGGCCTGCGAGCAGGAATTCGGTACCGAAGCCGAAAACGAGCTGCGCAAACTCGGCGTGGCGGTGCATACCAGCAGCCAGGTTCAGCAGCTGGGCGATGATGGGCAGGGCCGGGTACGGACTGTCGCTTTGGCCGACGGGCGTGAATTGCCAGCTGATCTAGTCATTCTCGGCATCGGCGCCCTGCCCAATATCGAACTGGCCGAGCAAATGGGACTTAAGGCCGACGTGCGGCTGGGCGTGGCGGTCAACGATCAGATGGCGACGGCCGACCCGGATATCTATGCTGCCGGCGATTGTGCCAGCAAAGCGTCCTTCTTCCGGGACGAACCGTCTTGCATCCGGCTGGCCTCGGTGGCGGCCACCGAGGGCATGATCGCCGCCAGCAACCTCTACGGCCGCGGCATCCGGCGCAGCAAGGGCGCTGTCGGCGCCTTCGCCACCAAGATCGGTGAACGCAGCATCGGCGCGGCCGGCTATACCAGTCGCGCCGCCGCTGCCGAAGGCCTTGATGTGGTCATCGGCGAAGCCGTGGCACCCAACCGTCATCCCGGCGGCCTGCCCGGCTGCATCCCCGACACCCGCGTCAAGTTGCTGTTCCGGCGTGACAGCGGCGTGATTATTGGCGGGCATGTGTGCGGCGGAGAGGCCACCGCCGATATGGCCAACGTCATCGCCGTAGCCATTCAAGCGCGCCTGACGGCAGAGGATCTGGCCACCATGCAATACGCCACCCATCCGCTACTGACCGCCTCGCCGCTGAGCTACCACATCATGCTGGCGGCGGAATTCGCCGCCACCCAGCTGGCCGATTGA